GAAAACATATTCTCATAATTACTAAACCATCAAGACTGGGCTGCAGTGACTCTTTCTTTTTGCATAGAAGTATCTAAAGACCATTTAacattgaatatttaaaatttaactctCAGACTTGAGCTGGGAAACCCTTAGCCTATACCTATACCTTATTGCTAAGAGCAATAAGAACTGTAtgttctgctttgatctttttaAAGACTGAATTTGGAGGGAGAGAAGTGATTTTTGCCTGGGGTGGTTGTGACAACATCAGGGACACACTGAAGAGCCGGAGAGAAGGGTCCGGTTGCAAGCATGCTCCCTTTAAGAGGCAAACAAGATTAGTGACTTTGGCAGCTTTTTGACTTCTATTCAGACTGAAAGAGAAGAGTTTCCAGTGTCAAAAAAGAATGGATGTTACTAGACAAATGCAGAAGCAATTTTAGATGTTATTGAAAGCTTACCTGGGAGTGGTTTTAACTCCTCTGGGGTTaaggttttttttcctctcaagaCTAAAGGTGGAGCTAGGGGAAAAGAGTTGAATCTGAAATTGTGTCCCTGTCAGTTCTGTTCTGTCCTGGGAAGTACACAAGGAAGAAGTCCTCCgtggaagagagaggaaggggcaggTGCTGAAGGCGGAGTCTACCCATCATAGCAACCGGTATGTAAGGTACATTTTACAGGAAGGTAGAAACTCTTAACTGCATCCTTCTTCTGTAGAAGGAAAACCATCTAACTTAAGCAGAAAACTTATAAGACTGCTAGACAAATAACTGCGTTATGTTTTGTCCATTTATTTCacagattattttgttttctaaatgccTTCATGCCTAGAGTTTACAAAAATTAGAAGAATGTTTCATGTCAGGTCAGAAAAGGTAGTGAGACTTCTTTGGGGTTAATCATAGTGTCTACTCTATAAAGatgcatatataaaaatgttattttgtctaattgcataTTTTGTTCCCATAATGACTGAAATGACTGAGTTGAATTCTAAACTGAAATGACTAATCAATACTGAATGTCTCCATCGTCCAAATGAAGTCTTAGCTATTTCAGATGGCATAAAATTGCTTCAAATTTGGTACATTGCTATGAAGATGGAAATTCAAAGCTAaagtgtgtttaattttttttccaggttTTAACTGAACACCCAAACCAATCAGTAGCAAACATCTAAAACTATTGCTACTACAAAGCTCAACTGGATGCCCGAAGGGCATAGGGAAGAATGAGCTATTACGGCAGCAGCTATCCCATTGTAAACGTGGACCCCAAATACCCAGGCTGTCCCCCAGAGCACATTATAGCTGAGAAGAGAAGAGCAGGAAGACGTCTGCTTCTCAAAGACGGCAGCTGTAACGTGTACTTCAAGCACATTTTTGGAGAATGGGGGAGCTACGTGGTCGATATTTTCACCACCCTTGTGGACACCAAGTGGCGCCATATGTTTGTGATCTTTTCTCTGTCTTATATTCTCTCCTGGTTGACATTTGGCACTATCTTTTGGCTAATAGCCTTTCATCATGGAGATCTGTTAAGTGATCCAGACATCACGCCTTGTGTTGACAACGTCCATTCTTTTACAGGAGCGTTTTTATTCTCTCTTGAGACCCAAACCACCATCGGTTATGGTTACCGCTGTGTCACCGAAGAATGCTCTGTGGCAGTGCTCACGGTGATCCTTCAGTCCATCTTAAGCTGCATCATAAATACCTTCATTATCGGAGCTGCCTTGGCCAAAATGGCAACCGCTCGAAAGAGAGCCCAAACCATTCGGTTTAGCTATTTTGCACTCATAGGCATGAGGGATGGGAAGCTTTGCCTCATGTGGCGCATTGGTGATTTCCGACCAAACCACGTGGTAGAAGGCACAGTGAGGGCCCAGCTTCTCCGCTACACGGAAGATAGCGAGGGGCGGATGACAATGGCATTTAAAGACCTAAAATTAGTCAATGACCAGATCATCCTTGTCACCCCAGTAACTATTGTTCATGAAATCGACCAGGAGAGTCCTCTGTATGCCCTTGACCGAAAAGCAGTAGCCAAAGATAACTTTGAGATTTTGGTGACATTTATCTATACTGGCGATTCCACGGGAACATCCCACCAATCCAGAAGTTCCTATGTTCCCCGAGAAATTCTCTGGGGCCATAGGTTTAACGATGTCTTGGAAGTTAAGAGAAAGTATTACAAAGTGAACTGCTTACAGTTTGAGGGAAGTGTTGAAGTATATGCTCCCTTTTGCAGTGCCCAACAATTAGACTGGAAAGATCAGCAGCTCCACAACATGGAAAAAGCCCCGCCAATCCGGGGATCTGGCACCACAGACCCCAAGGTCAGAAGAAGGTCATTTAGTGCAGTTGCCATTGTCAGCAGCTGCGAAAACCTGGAGGAGACCACCACCTCTGCCATGGATGAGTGTAAGGAAGCACCTTATCAGAAAGCTCTCCTGAATTTAAATAGAATTTCTGTAGAATCTCAAATGTAGTCCTAAATTGTAATTGCAAGGGCTACCACTCAATCATTTTACTCTTTAGCCAGTCACCTTGAGACAAGTAGTTATAAACAGGGCTTTTACAGAATGTTATAGCTGTTTGATGGTGATGGGGGATAAGAAGAGTAGGTTGAACTTGTTAATCAAAAAGATAATCTAGAAAGAATAGTATCCAATCATTcaaacatttgtgtgtgtgtgctagcaAATTTTGTGTTAGGGTTGCTATTAAGAGCCTAATTGATTAATATAAATTTCATCTCCTTTTATTATCCCATATGCATGTGTCTTCAACTGGAGGTATACTATTCAGTAATGGGGAACAAAGGGAGGATACTGGAATCAATAAAAATAGGAAGACAGGCAGCATGAAtaacaacattttaaatatatcaaaatCGATAGTATAATGAGTGGTTTCCTATAAGAATAACATGTCGTCTAACCAAGATATGCATTCAGTAGATTGTAATGTTGAGATAACTAACACTGTGGAATCAACAGGCAGGTTTGCTGTTTGCCCCTCAGAGTGTCTTGGTATCAGCAGGCAGAGGTCGTGGCTGTAAGAAATAGGCAATGCCACCCAGTCAGACAGTTATATTTCACTTGCCCTGGTAATGAACAATGAGTGCTAGGAGCTAGTTTTTCTCTAATCCGTAAGACAGAAGAAAAGTTGACATCATTAACCAGGGCTGTATTTCTCTCTTACATGCCTTGGTTGACTCCAACAAACAGCTTTATGTAGAAGAGCAGAAATAAGGCAAACATGACCTTTCTAGATTCTCTGACAAGGGGGCTTCCTATGCCCACCTCCCAAGGACAACGCGAAGGAACAGGTTCATAGAGACAGGCTGAGGAGTAGATAGCAGTGATATCCATTTGATAGAAAAGTTTTATTTGTGTCCTGTAAGACTGCAGCTTTGGCTGGCTACGGAAAAGATGGACACTTTGGAGAGCAAGGTGTCCCAGAAGCAGTTATGTCTGCTTCTTGTCTTGGACACTTTATAAGACATAAATGACTTGAATAGTGGATTTTAAGAAACTTTTCCAATGAATTTGGAACAATCATTCAAAGTGAAGGTTTTGTGAAACATAATTAAGGTGATTTTAATGCATATTAACAAGAGGATAGGCTGAGTGCTATAGAATGGCTTACATTTTAGGACAAGAGATTAATTctatttccatattttaaaatgttaatcataattattttaagcACAAAGCCAATCATCTGTGAATAAAGAGAAGTTATTAGCTGCATTCAGAAatatctgtttcttcttttttacatTATTGCTGAGTTGGCAATAAGTATATGTCATGGTTTTATAATTTGTTTATTGtatttaaatgtatattatacatatagTTTTCACTTTTTCTGGAAAAATTCTCCCTCCATTTAAATTAAAGCACACAAATAAGTTGTACTGAATCACATAGTCCAAAATTatcaataaaagcaaaatatgtAGGTATGtagggtgtttttgttttttctttctccttcccttctttttctccctatcctctttccctcccttcttgcttttcttgccctctttgtttcttttgcttatGAGCAATAAAGTCACTTTTTAAATGCACATGTGCAAATCTTTTATTCCTACTTTTTATAGGTACAATATTTGTTCAGGTCACAAGTTGTAAAACTGTCCTGAAGTTTATTACCGGAGATCTCAGTaatgcttttctttctgtcttgttTCAGGAATGCAaaacccattttaaaaattgcatacaCAATGTAAATTTGAATTTTGTAGCAGCAATTACTCAGCTACATTAGAGTATTAGATCTACTACCTAGAAACAACCACCACCCCCATGAACAGAGAGAGATACCTTCCCCtgaccctttttcttttttagcttgtTTCTGTCTCACATCTAGTTTCATTTCCCTTTGCTTTACTTCCTGGACAATGCTGATCCATAATCTTGCTTTGTTAGTATTAGAATAGAAACATCAATGTCTAATAAATATATTCTGTTGTGTAATGTGCCTCCACTGTCAAATCCTCTTAACAGCATAGAATATAAAAGTCAACATTCCCATGTAATATTTCCatctaattttctgttttggtttatAACGTACTTTGGCACTCCAAGTAGTTACTTAATACTAAAGATCTTAATACaaaaagtgtgtgtgcatgtgccaaTATTCTAGTTAATGTAAACTGAACTTGGAGGTGGTCAGCACCAGGTATAGCACACCAGAATTCAAACAGAGGCAGAATTGTAAACCATGTTTACGGGCTTCTAACAGCTTGTAGAACAGCTATATCTGAATTAACAATTAAGTGCTTCTGTAAGCATTTCAAGAAGGCTGTGTGCAAAATGGCACCATTTCTAGTTTTGATGCTCTGTCAATGATGAGAAGTCAGTCAAGTATTTTTTCTTATGGCATTTATTTTCCCCCTAGAGATGAAATTATTCAGTGATTTAATTAGATGGAAAACAAGTTGTGGCATCAAGGCTTTGCTCCACCGTGTGTGCCCTTTAAGTGTGAATGAGCACAGGGACAGAGAAGGGAGTGCTATATTCATGTGCCATCTGTCCATCAAGCACTCTGAGGGGCTTTGCACAGATATGCTTAGTCCCAGCAGCAGAACAAGAGAGTGGATATT
The sequence above is a segment of the Manis pentadactyla isolate mManPen7 chromosome 4, mManPen7.hap1, whole genome shotgun sequence genome. Coding sequences within it:
- the KCNJ16 gene encoding inward rectifier potassium channel 16 isoform X1, which encodes MSYYGSSYPIVNVDPKYPGCPPEHIIAEKRRAGRRLLLKDGSCNVYFKHIFGEWGSYVVDIFTTLVDTKWRHMFVIFSLSYILSWLTFGTIFWLIAFHHGDLLSDPDITPCVDNVHSFTGAFLFSLETQTTIGYGYRCVTEECSVAVLTVILQSILSCIINTFIIGAALAKMATARKRAQTIRFSYFALIGMRDGKLCLMWRIGDFRPNHVVEGTVRAQLLRYTEDSEGRMTMAFKDLKLVNDQIILVTPVTIVHEIDQESPLYALDRKAVAKDNFEILVTFIYTGDSTGTSHQSRSSYVPREILWGHRFNDVLEVKRKYYKVNCLQFEGSVEVYAPFCSAQQLDWKDQQLHNMEKAPPIRGSGTTDPKVRRRSFSAVAIVSSCENLEETTTSAMDECKEAPYQKALLNLNRISVESQM
- the KCNJ16 gene encoding inward rectifier potassium channel 16 isoform X2: MSYYGSSYPIVNVDPKYPGCPPEHIIAEKRRAGRRLLLKDGSCNVYFKHIFGEWGSYVVDIFTTLVDTKWRHMFVIFSLSYILSWLTFGTIFWLIAFHHGDLLSDPDITPCVDNVHSFTGAFLFSLETQTTIGYGYRCVTEECSVAVLTVILQSILSCIINTFIIGAALAKMATARKRAQTIRFSYFALIGMRDGKLCLMWRIGDFRPNHVVEGTVRAQLLRYTEDSEGRMTMAFKDLKLVNDQIILVTPVTIVHEIDQESPLYALDRKAVAKDNFEILVTFIYTGDSTGTSHQSRSSYVPREILWGHRFNDVLEVKRKYYKVNCLQFEGSVEVYAPFCSAQQLDWKDQQLHNMEKAPPIRGSGTTDPKVRRRSFSAVAIVSSCENLEETTTSAMDECTPGL